Sequence from the Caballeronia sp. SL2Y3 genome:
GAACTCGGCATAGACGGGGAAATCCTGAAGGGTTGCGGTATCGGTTGCGACGACGAAGCCGGGTCCTCGGAGCGCAATCTCTATGAACTCGCTAACGGGTGCCTGTGCTGCACGGTGCAGGAAGAGTTCTATCCGGTGATGGAGCAGTTGCTGGAACGCCGCGAGCACATCGACCATGTGTTGATCGAGACGTCGGGCCTCGCGTTGCCGAAGCCGCTCGTGCAGGCATTCAACTGGCCGTCGATCAAGAATGCGTTCACGGTGGATGCCGTCATCACGGTGGTCGATGGTCCTGCCGCCGCAAGCGGACAGTTCGCGGCGAACCCCGCAGCGGTCGATGCGCAACGCAAAGCCGACCCCAATCTCGATCACGAATCGCCGCTGCACGAGCTATTCGAAGATCAACTGTCCTCGGCTGATCTCGTGATCGTCAACAAGACCGACCTCATGGACGCGGACGCAATGCGCCGCGTGGAAGCGCTCGTGCGGCCCGAGATTCCGCCGCAAGTGAAGGTCGTGCCCGCGCAAATGGGCAAGCTCGATCTGCATGCGCTGCTCGGTCTGCAATCCGCGTCCGAGGACAGCATTCATCTTCGCCACGATCATCACGGTTCTGCCGACGACGAAGGCTACGTGGATCATCACCATGACGAATTCGATTCGGTCGTCGTCGAAGCACACGTGGAATCGCGCGAACAGGCCATTGCCGCGTTGCAGGCGCTGGTGGAGAGCCACACGATCTATCGCGTGAAAGGGTTCGCCGCGCTGCCGGGCGCGGGCATGCGTCTCGTGGTGCAAGGCGTGGGCCGGCGCTTCGACAGCTATTTCGACCGGCGCTGGAACGAAGGGGAAGCCGCGAGCCGCTTCGTGCTGATCGGAGAAGACCTCGATCGTCAAACCCTGCAAACAGCGTTGAACGCGGCGCTCGCAAACGCGCTCGCGCAGGCCTGACGCAATGCATCTGTTACGCACGACG
This genomic interval carries:
- the cobW gene encoding cobalamin biosynthesis protein CobW, yielding MQTRKIPVTVVTGFLGSGKTTLMRHIMSNAQGLRLAVIVNEFGELGIDGEILKGCGIGCDDEAGSSERNLYELANGCLCCTVQEEFYPVMEQLLERREHIDHVLIETSGLALPKPLVQAFNWPSIKNAFTVDAVITVVDGPAAASGQFAANPAAVDAQRKADPNLDHESPLHELFEDQLSSADLVIVNKTDLMDADAMRRVEALVRPEIPPQVKVVPAQMGKLDLHALLGLQSASEDSIHLRHDHHGSADDEGYVDHHHDEFDSVVVEAHVESREQAIAALQALVESHTIYRVKGFAALPGAGMRLVVQGVGRRFDSYFDRRWNEGEAASRFVLIGEDLDRQTLQTALNAALANALAQA